The following are encoded together in the Platichthys flesus chromosome 9, fPlaFle2.1, whole genome shotgun sequence genome:
- the foxq2 gene encoding forkhead box Q2, with protein MSVRYLDSEKTMEDRSSRTISRGRLGLSFTIDYLLFNKGVKGSKEEATGSRVAEQTASNMLDHQNPKPEEVGIRSEKQPKRSEVDPEESKVKEEEGEEEQREEGEEEVTTTTTTSVSSGRGTSADKPNQSYISLISKAILASEQKKLLLCDIYQWIMDHYPYFKSKDKNWRNSVRHNLSLNDCFIKAGRSDNGKGHFWAIHPSNYEDFSNGDYHCRRARRRVRRVAGQLPLPSLSSPYHPALARPHRTTCWCCPQASAFPLTCSAPRFYWPWSRMQPQLGLHPGLHTSLP; from the exons ATGAGTGTGAGATATCTCGATTCAGAAAAGACAATGGAGGACAGAAGCAGCCGCACCATCTCCAGAGGGAGGCTTGGACTGAGCTTCACTATTGACTACCTTCTGTTCAATAAAGGAGTCAAAGGTTCCAAAGAAGAAGCGACGGGAAGTCGTGTGGCAGAGCAGACAGCGAGCAACATGCTCGATCATCAGAATCCTAAACCCGAAGAGGTGGGGATTCGCTCTGAGAAACAGCCGAAGAGGTCAGAGGTAGACCCAGAGGAAAGTAAAGtcaaagaagaggagggggaagaagagcaaagagaggagggggaggaggaagtgaccaccaccaccaccacgtcTGTCAGCAGCGGTCGAGGGACGTCTGCGGACAAACCCAACCAGTCGTACATCTCTCTCATCTCTAAGGCGATCCTGGCGTCCGagcagaagaagctgctgctgtgtgacatCTACCAGTGGATCATGGACCACTACCCGTACTTCAAGAGTAAG GATAAAAACTGGAGGAACAGTGTGAGACACAACCTCTCCCTGAACGACTGCTTCATCAAAGCTGGCCGCAGTGACAACGGTAAAGGCCACTTCTGGGCAATTCACCCATCAAACTATGAGGACTTCTCCAACGGGGACTATCACTGCCGCAGGGCACGGCGGAGGGTGCGCAGGGTGGCGGGACAGCTTCCCCTGCCCTCCCTGAGCTCCCCCTACCACCCTGCACTGGCTCGCCCCCACAGAACGACCTGTTGGTGCTGTCCTCAGGCATCAGCGTTCCCTCTGACCTGCTCAGCCCCCAGATTCTACTGGCCCTGGTCCCGTATGCAGCCACAACTGGGGCTCCACCCGGGCCTGCACACCTCTCTACCCTGA